A DNA window from Caulobacter mirabilis contains the following coding sequences:
- a CDS encoding transglycosylase domain-containing protein, whose translation MAKAQGARRTPLQALFYWGAVIGVWGMIFLVALFAVFATDLPDVSKLNDVTRQPSISYLDRSGALIAVRGSQYAPPVDLDKLPDYVPKAFIAIEDRRFYYHPGFDPIGISRAMVKNISCWCVAAGGSTITQQLARNLFLTFDQTPRRKAQELILSLWLEMKFTKKEILALYLNRVYFGAGAYGIEAAAQRYFNKPASKLTLGEAALLAGMMKGPSRYSPVTATGRAERRANIVLDEMVATKAITAEQREEAIKTPVRVSAVLANQRAQYFTDWVDSQVRALVGEPTEDLIVETTLDLPIQAAAETAVRNGVAAAQGQGVEQAALVAIDGEGRVRAYVGGADYSDSQFDRATSARRQAGSAFKPFVYLTAVEAGHVPGEMVVDEPVKIGNWEPRNYTGRFLGQITLQTALAQSVNTVAARLANDVGTGNVANTARRLGITSKIQTDPSMALGAVEVSPLEMAQAYAPFANGGYLAKGYGIQRIRTTSGKVLYDHSLEKRARSSVIGSPALPYMNQMMREVVNSGSGRRAKVPNYDIAGKTGTTSDYRDAWFVGYTGGFVTAVWTGKDNNKPMKGVSGGGAPAGIWRAFMGQALPRLKAQPIPGGYAPSPEQQPDAIGDILSNLGIGGNEPAQPTAPAQPEPKAPAPAPQEIPY comes from the coding sequence ATGGCCAAGGCACAGGGCGCACGGCGTACGCCGCTCCAGGCGCTGTTTTACTGGGGCGCGGTGATCGGGGTCTGGGGGATGATCTTCCTGGTCGCCCTCTTCGCGGTGTTCGCGACCGACCTGCCCGACGTCTCGAAGCTCAACGATGTCACGCGGCAGCCGTCGATCTCCTATCTCGACCGTTCGGGCGCGCTGATCGCCGTGCGCGGCAGCCAGTACGCGCCGCCGGTCGATCTGGACAAGCTGCCGGACTACGTGCCCAAGGCCTTCATCGCCATCGAGGACCGGCGCTTCTACTACCATCCCGGCTTCGACCCGATCGGCATCAGCCGGGCGATGGTGAAGAACATCTCCTGCTGGTGCGTGGCCGCCGGCGGCTCGACCATCACCCAGCAGCTGGCCCGGAACCTGTTCCTGACCTTCGACCAGACGCCGCGACGCAAGGCCCAGGAGCTGATCCTGTCGCTGTGGCTGGAGATGAAGTTCACCAAGAAGGAGATCCTGGCGCTCTACCTGAACCGGGTCTACTTCGGCGCCGGCGCCTACGGCATCGAGGCCGCCGCCCAGCGCTACTTCAACAAGCCCGCCTCCAAGCTGACCCTGGGCGAGGCCGCCCTGCTGGCCGGGATGATGAAGGGACCGTCGCGCTACAGCCCCGTCACCGCCACCGGCCGCGCCGAGCGCCGCGCCAACATCGTCCTGGACGAGATGGTCGCCACCAAGGCGATCACGGCCGAGCAGCGCGAAGAGGCGATCAAGACGCCCGTCCGAGTCTCGGCCGTGCTGGCCAACCAGCGCGCCCAGTACTTCACTGACTGGGTCGACAGCCAGGTCCGCGCGCTGGTCGGGGAGCCGACCGAGGACCTGATCGTCGAGACCACGCTGGACCTGCCGATTCAGGCGGCGGCCGAGACGGCCGTGCGCAACGGCGTCGCCGCGGCCCAGGGCCAGGGCGTCGAGCAGGCGGCCCTGGTGGCCATCGACGGCGAGGGTCGGGTCCGGGCCTATGTCGGCGGGGCCGACTACTCCGACAGCCAGTTCGACCGGGCCACCAGCGCCCGCCGCCAGGCCGGCTCGGCCTTCAAGCCGTTCGTCTACCTGACCGCCGTCGAGGCTGGGCACGTGCCGGGCGAGATGGTCGTCGACGAGCCGGTGAAGATCGGGAACTGGGAGCCGCGCAACTACACCGGCCGGTTCCTGGGCCAGATCACGCTGCAGACCGCGCTGGCGCAATCTGTGAACACCGTCGCCGCCCGGTTGGCCAACGACGTCGGCACCGGCAACGTGGCCAACACCGCCCGGCGCCTGGGCATCACCTCCAAGATCCAGACCGATCCCTCGATGGCGCTCGGCGCGGTCGAGGTCAGCCCGCTGGAGATGGCCCAGGCCTACGCCCCGTTCGCCAACGGCGGCTACCTGGCCAAGGGCTACGGCATCCAGCGCATCCGGACGACCAGCGGCAAGGTGCTGTACGACCACAGCCTCGAGAAGCGCGCCCGCAGCTCGGTGATCGGGTCGCCGGCGCTGCCCTACATGAACCAGATGATGCGCGAGGTCGTGAACAGCGGCAGCGGCCGCCGGGCCAAGGTTCCGAACTACGACATCGCCGGCAAGACCGGCACGACCAGCGACTATCGCGACGCCTGGTTCGTCGGCTACACGGGCGGCTTCGTGACCGCGGTCTGGACCGGCAAGGACAACAACAAGCCGATGAAGGGCGTGTCCGGCGGCGGGGCGCCCGCGGGCATCTGGCGCGCCTTCATGGGCCAAGCCCTGCCGCGGCTGAAGGCCCAGCCGATCCCCGGCGGCTACGCGCCGTCGCCTGAGCAGCAGCCTGACGCGATCGGCGACATCCTGTCCAACCTCGGCATCGGCGGGAACGAACCGGCCCAGCCGACCGCGCCCGCGCAGCCGGAGCCGAAAGCCCCGGCGCCGGCGCCGCAGGAAATCCCGTACTAG
- the recQ gene encoding DNA helicase RecQ, with product MTDSLQPAREILRHVFGHPDFRGLQAQVIGEVLAGRSAMAVLPTGGGKSMCYQIPSIVRPGLGLVVSPLIALMADQVEGLKQSGVAAERLDSNTDMDQRQEIWRRIDAGELDLLYLSPEGLAQPAMLNRLSRTPLALIAIDEAHCVSQWGHDFRPEYRMLGRLADIFPDVPRLAVTATADARTREDIRTELRLEGAAEFVDSFARPELALTAERKRGAGHGRVEELVLARPGRSGVVYAGSREGTDKLAERLKAAGVPALAYHAGLDKTLRADRLEQFLEADEAVMVATIAFGMGVDKPDVRFVIHADPPASIEAYWQEIGRAGRDGQPAEGITLYGSADMAWAFRRIEGREVGDEVRTVQMRKVRQLYNMLDGVACRAAAVRRYFGEEGVARCGVCDNCVSPPKAIDATVSAQKALAAVHRLGGRFGRGRLVDHLLGKTKDAGPQETGLSTWGIGAEYSAAGWRDLIDQLLFEGLLREDPNDGRPLIGLGDADGVKGVYRGERQVSVRQPPEATGDAGRGGGRQRRRGREPMEPLIGDDQVLFEALRGWRRDEAHEQHVPPYVIFHDATLAAIAKARPQSRPELAAISGVGEGKLERYGRAVLDVIQNADLYG from the coding sequence GTGACCGATTCCCTCCAGCCCGCCCGCGAGATCCTGCGCCACGTCTTCGGCCATCCCGACTTCCGGGGGCTGCAGGCCCAGGTCATCGGCGAGGTGCTGGCCGGGCGCAGCGCCATGGCCGTCCTGCCCACCGGGGGCGGCAAGAGCATGTGCTACCAGATCCCCAGCATCGTCCGGCCGGGACTGGGGCTGGTGGTCTCGCCGCTGATCGCCCTGATGGCCGATCAGGTCGAGGGTCTGAAGCAGTCGGGCGTCGCCGCCGAGCGGCTCGATTCGAACACCGACATGGACCAGCGCCAGGAGATCTGGCGGCGGATCGACGCCGGCGAGCTGGACCTGCTCTACCTGTCGCCCGAAGGCCTGGCCCAGCCGGCGATGCTGAACCGCCTTTCGCGCACGCCGCTGGCCCTGATCGCCATCGACGAAGCCCACTGCGTCAGCCAGTGGGGGCACGACTTCCGGCCCGAGTACCGCATGCTGGGCCGGCTGGCGGACATCTTCCCGGACGTGCCGCGCCTGGCCGTCACCGCCACGGCCGACGCCCGCACCCGCGAGGACATCCGCACCGAACTGCGCCTGGAGGGCGCGGCCGAGTTCGTCGACAGCTTCGCCCGTCCCGAGCTGGCTCTGACCGCCGAGCGCAAGCGCGGAGCCGGACACGGTCGGGTCGAGGAGCTGGTGCTGGCGCGGCCGGGCCGCTCCGGCGTGGTCTACGCGGGCTCCCGCGAGGGGACCGACAAGCTGGCCGAACGGCTCAAGGCCGCCGGCGTCCCGGCGCTGGCCTATCACGCCGGCCTCGACAAGACCCTGCGCGCCGACCGGCTGGAGCAGTTCCTGGAAGCGGACGAGGCGGTGATGGTCGCGACCATCGCCTTCGGCATGGGCGTCGACAAGCCGGACGTCCGCTTCGTGATCCACGCCGACCCGCCGGCCTCGATCGAGGCCTACTGGCAGGAGATCGGCCGCGCCGGCCGTGACGGTCAGCCCGCCGAGGGCATCACCCTGTACGGCTCGGCCGACATGGCCTGGGCCTTCCGCCGGATCGAGGGCCGCGAGGTCGGCGACGAGGTCCGCACGGTGCAGATGCGCAAGGTGCGCCAGCTGTACAACATGCTCGACGGCGTCGCCTGCCGGGCGGCGGCGGTGCGCCGCTACTTCGGCGAGGAAGGCGTCGCCCGCTGCGGCGTCTGCGACAACTGCGTCAGCCCGCCCAAGGCGATCGACGCCACCGTCAGCGCCCAGAAGGCGCTGGCCGCCGTACACCGCCTTGGCGGCCGGTTCGGACGCGGCCGCCTGGTCGATCACCTGCTCGGCAAGACCAAGGACGCCGGCCCGCAGGAAACTGGCCTCTCCACCTGGGGCATCGGCGCCGAATACAGCGCCGCCGGCTGGCGCGACCTGATCGACCAGCTGCTGTTCGAGGGCCTGCTGAGGGAAGATCCCAACGACGGCCGGCCGCTGATCGGGCTGGGCGACGCCGACGGGGTGAAGGGCGTCTATCGCGGCGAACGCCAGGTCTCCGTGCGCCAGCCGCCAGAGGCGACCGGCGACGCCGGGCGCGGCGGCGGGCGGCAGCGTCGGCGCGGCCGCGAACCCATGGAACCGCTGATCGGCGACGACCAGGTCCTGTTCGAAGCCCTGCGCGGCTGGCGGCGGGATGAAGCACACGAGCAGCATGTTCCGCCCTATGTCATCTTCCACGACGCCACCCTGGCGGCGATCGCCAAGGCGCGGCCACAGAGCCGTCCCGAGCTGGCCGCGATCAGCGGCGTCGGCGAGGGCAAGCTGGAGCGCTACGGGCGCGCCGTGCTGGACGTGATCCAGAACGCGGACCTGTACGGCTGA